The stretch of DNA CTCCTCCGGtacgttttaaatttaaaaattacctaTTACGTTATTTATTGacaaacaattatttatttaatttttacataatttatttagcGTCCGCCTGTACCACCAGGTCCTGTGGTACGTACTTTTGCTAAAACCAGAGTTCCTTTTATTGTAAACGTATTACTTTCAGAGACCTGGTCCAGAGGGACCTATTCCTACACGTCCCCCTGTTGTTGTAAGAATTTCTGAAAATCCTACaattgttatttgttttttaatttttacttcgTTTAATTAGCGTCCCCCTGTACCACCAAGACCTGAGGTACGTACTTTTGTCAAAACCAGATTTCCTTTTATAGTAAACATATTACTTTCAGAAACCTGGTCCAGTGGGAACTATTCCTACACGTCCTCCTGTTGTTGTAAGAATTTCAGAAAATCCTAcacttttcatttgttttttaatttttacctaaTCCAATTAGCGTCCCCCTGTACCACCTGAACCTGGGGTACGTACTTTTGTCAAAACCAGAAATCCTTTTATAGTAAACATATTACTTTCAGAAACCTGGTCCAGAGGGAACTATTCCTACACGTCCCCCTGTTGTTGtaagaattttagaaaatcctccaatttttatttgttatttaatttttacctaATTCAAATAGCGTCCCCCTGTACCACCGGAACCTGTGGTACGTACTTTTGTCAAAACCAGAGTTCCTTTTATAGTAAACATATTACTTTCAGAAACCTGGTCCAGAGGGAACTATTCCTACACGTCCCCCTGTTGTTGTAAGAATTTCAGAAAatcctacaatttttatttgttatttaatttttacctaATTCAAATAGAGTCCCCCTGTACCACCAGAACCTGTGGTACGTACTTTTGTCAAAACCAGATTTCCTTTTATAGTAAACATATTATTTTCAGAAACCTGGTCCAGAGGGAACTATTCCTACACGTCCTCCTGTTGTTGTAAGAATTTCAGAAAATcctcacatttttatttgatttttaatttttacctaaTTTTATTAGCGTCCCCCTGTACCACCAGAACCTGAGGTACGTACTTTTGTCAAAACCAGAGTTGCTTTTATAGTAAACATATTACTTTCAGAAACCTGGTCCAGAGGGAACTATTCCTACACGTCCCCCTGTTGTTGTAAGAATTTCTGAAAatcctacaatttttatttgtttttttaatttttacttaatttaattagcgTCCGCCTGTACCACCAGGTCCTGTGGTGCGTACTTTTGTCAAAACCAGAGTTCCTTTTATAGTAAAGATATTACTTTCAGGAGCCTGGTCCAGAGGGAACTATTCCTACACGTCCCCCTGTTGTTGTAAGAATTTCTGAAAatcctacaatttttatttgttatttaatttttacctaATTTAATTAGCGTCCGCCTGTACCACCAGGTCCTGTGGTACGTACTTTTGTCAAACCTAGAGTTTTTTtatagtataaatattaatttcagcCACCTGTCAGACCTTCTGTCGGGATCACTATTCCTACACTTCCCCCGTTTAAGGTAAGAATTTCAGTTAATCcgtaaaaatgtgttattaaatttgttttttatttaattaggttGGGACTTTACCACCAATTCCTCCGGTacgtatttttatataaatttaatatttgcctATTATTCCCGGTGTAAGAACTACGTAATTTACTGACAAtcatattatataatttttattaaatttaattaggttGGGACTTTACCACCAATTCCTCCGTAATTTACTGCCAAtcatattatataatttttatttaatttaatttatatagatatattttcCACACTTCCCCCTAAATcgtaatattaaatttgattttatttaattatttaatttaccaaCCATTCCCATTGTAcgtattgtatttaaaattgcaaagcTCACATAATAACATATACTTTCCGATTCAGATTCCTGGAATAAATCTGACAATTCCAAGACCTCCGCTAATTCCggtaaaataacaaattttctcgaagaaatattattaaaattgtatttaattttattaggtGATACCTGAAGTAGGTATAGATAGTATTCCTGGATTAAATCTGACAATTCCAAAACCTCCGCCAATTCCGGTAAAATAACAACATTTCTcgaagaaatattattaaaattatatttaattttattaggtGATACCTGAAGTAGACGGTATAGGTATAGGTGGTATTCCTGGATTAAATCTGACAATTCCAAAACCTCCGCCAATTCCggtaaaataacaaaaattcctcaagaaatattattaaagttgtatttaatttttttaggtgATACCTGAAGTAGATGGTATAGGTATAGGTGGTATTCCTGGATTAAATCTGACAATTCCAAAACCTCCGCCACTTCcggtaaaaataacaaattttctcgaagaaatattattatacccttgcagagggtattatgatttcagtcagaagtttgcaacgcagtgaaggagacgtttccgaccccataaagtatatatattctagacgagtcgatctagccatgtccgtctgtccgtctgtccgtccgtctgtccgtccgtttctacgcaaactagtctcttagttttcaagctatcgggataaaactttcccaaaagtcttctttctattgcaggtagtatataagtcggaacgagccggatcggacaactatatcatatagctcccataggaataatcagggaacaaaattttaaaaaaattatatcttgagTGTTTTTAAACCTATAacctcctacttttggaaatgtcattttttatctaattctgaatttcgagtaaaattttttcaaaatcggacgactatatcatatagctgccataggaacgatcgaaaaattaatgggaatataataggaaataaattattgcttcgttggtttttattgtattctcttctactctaggacataactcttttcaaatattttctaatttcgattttaattttatcatttattaaatcgaactactatatcatatagctgccattgaaacgaacgcaaaattaatgagaaataataggaaaattaacatttttgccatttgtaaattaataggaattatctgcaagggtatataagcttcggctggccgaagctagcttcctttcttgttaaaattgtatttaattttattaggtGATACCTGAAGTAGATGGTATAGGTATAGGTGGTATTCCTGGATTAAATCTGACAATTCCGAAACCTCCGACACTTCCggtaaatataacaaattatctcgaagaaatattattaaaaatgtatttaatttttttaggggaTACCTAACATAGGTATAGGTGGTACAGGTGGTATTCCTGGAATTCCTGGTCTTCCTGGAATTCCTGGACTTCCTGGAATTCCCGATCTTCCTGGAATTCCTGAACTTCCTGACGTTTCTGGCTTAATCAATCCACGGCCACCTCCTATTCCCCCTATTGGGGTAAGAATTTCATAGTTTTCTCAAAcatgtatatattatattttcatttaatttaattaggaGATACGTCCACCAAAAAATCCTAAGGTAcgtattgtttttaaaaatgtttcaattgttctttaatagtaaaattatgaatttcagTTGCCTCGCATAATTGATCCCAAGATCCCAGTGCCGAAGGACCCGGAAATGCCTAAAATGATTAGGCCTGAAGACCTTTATCCCAAAGAAATGTATCTGGGGAATCTTTTTCCAAGTGGCCTTCTTACCTAAATCCATTTTTGTGATACCCTAAAAATGGagttattttgtatataaccAAAAACGGATTAAGTTGGCattgggaaaataaataaatattgttcaaCAATTTTGGTTGAACACTTGCCACATCCCTCGGTAATAATCATCGTGTCTTTTTTGATGTGGTCGGGTCATGcaaattcatattttaattttattcaaattatacGCTGATTATGCTGTCAGCATCACTGGAGGTTCCGCACATTTTATTATGTATCTACATGGACATGTACAATAAAATCCCATTCCGTTCTCGTTTTTCGCCGGCCgcctttgttgttgtcgctgtgGTTGTTGCTTAatcatttcaaattttatatgGTAATTGTTGTTCGCCTGCCTTTGGCATGCAAATGTTTGCCCGATTGCATGTTGACCATTTGTTGTTTGCAAAACAGTTGCCATTGTGATTGGTATGTCCTCCTACCACAGTTTCCAAAAGCCCCCCGATTTGCCCGATTGCCACAAGTCCATTGAATTGATTGCTTTCGGTTTATAATGTGTTTGGCAGGCGATTTTGGGATAATAATTGCAACTTGCGTAAATGCTACCAAAGTttccatttatatatttatctagattaaaaaaaaagaaaaaaggattgttttaaaatgtgaaaGCTATATAATCTATAGATTATACGAtgaataataatgaaatacCCTTATTATTCATCTAAACCAAACATCTAGTCCCTGCATAAAGTATAATAGCCATCAATTATCTCCGATGGCGATTAACATCCTTTAAACGTTTTCCACAAATTCCAAGTGATTATAATTAGTTAATTTTGCAACTTACTATAATTGAACTATTTATTATAGCATATTAACAAATTAACTTCAAGAGCTGGCACACGAAAATCCATCAGAACCTAATTTAATTCTCATTCATTATTGATTGCAATCGAAAACAAGGGGTAACGACGAAAGGAAGGCACTGCACCAAAACCGAAGGTTCACCAGAAAGTGGGTCTGAATTTCTGCAATAGAGACTGAAATTCAATTCCATTATTAATAGAAACTTAAATTAAGGCCCATACCCGGGCCGTCATTATCAGGACATGGCAGCAGCGGCAGGGACAACAGGCAACAGGAATATATGGCTATATAGCAGCAGGTCCTGCCACATCCGACAAATGCAATGCGGGAAGCGACGACAACAACATCGAATTGTACAACATTTCGCAGCGGCATAGTCAAAATATCTAACGTACAACAGCTGGAAGACAAAGCAAAGGCGACCAAATCAACGGCAACGGATGCGAGAATGTTTATGCCCATTATGAACAAGCGTcggttgtgtgtgtgcactgggagaaaaaatGGGATTCAAATTGAagtgaatattataaaaagtagTCATGTTTGATCTTTTATTTTAGTCTTATTAGATGTTCAGAccactttttaataaaatacttaATCAGTCTACTcagtttttctattaaaatagGGTATTGCATGAACTCATATTTAAAGATcttaatatccatatttttgttttttacaagaAACAAATGggagatttaaaatatttaagctcCTTGATATTTTCGTTTATCAACAATATCGTTTTATGATATACTATTATTTAGAAAAGGCCTAAAAATCGTTGTAAAGTAtgcactaaaaaataaaataaaaaatgtaaaatacttttttaaactaaaaaaagtaTACCTACTATAAAATActtctttaaaccaaaaaaaaactgtttcaatttcaatcaatATCATATgttatacttaaaaaaaataccttaagtGTCGTTGTtttatcttattattttaatagttagcAATTAAGTAGGCCAGATTTCTCTTTGTGCACCAAGAGACATGGGTGCATGTGGGTGGGATTGAAAAGGGGTGCCAGGCATTCACATACCCATCACATAAACGTTTTGTGCATTGCAAATCTGTTTGCCGCAGGATCCGACCCAGTTGAAATCCTTCCAAATTATGCACGAAAATTATGTGTGCGAAAGCGAAAATTCCCGCAGACAAACTGGCATTGCGAATATTGCGCATACGACATGTGTTTGGCATAATAAAATGGGGCACATGCCGAGATATCGAAGGAACGTCGACCGGGATGTGCATTGTCATTAGCCCAATTCGGCGGATAGCTTTAAGTGCACGATGCCCCACTGCCTGATTCAATTCATCGCAATCATTTATCAAAtgagtttttcataaaaaaatgtcacgCAATGGCAATGCAATTTCTGCTGCTTCTGGGAATCCTGCGAAATAAATGATGCCAGCTTGCATTCCCAGTTTTAGTGTCATAAGTAAATCCCAGCGGGATGGAAAAATGACTAAGAACTGACAGGAGGGGTTGGCAAAGTTAAAGTTGCCATGGCATAGACTGCTCGCTGGCATTATTACAATGTTGCATAAGACAGGAGGAGAGAAATGCGATTCTGTGCGTGTGTCCTGCAGCCAATAAGTTGCCAGCAGCCGTCGCCATTGCAGCAAATATCCCTTCTGGCTGCCTGAcatttatgtatgtatgtgcgaGCATGTGCAGTAGCAGTAACAACTTAaagcttttaataaaaatgtcaagCGCATTGAAGTGCATTGAGCGAcgaggaagaagaggaagaaaaAGCAGCAGCCAAGGCAGCCAAATGTGCACGTCACAGCGTTTCAAAAAGGTCAAAAGGAGCGAAATAGTTGCAGATCTATAGATTTGCTTTTTATAAGCTAATAAAGAAAAGGTTAAGGAAAAGGTAATAAGTATCTACTAATCGTTTCAGTTTCTAGTAAAAGTaatcattgaaaatattaatggCTTTATGTCGTTTTATGTTTCGCATTATATTTCATAACAACTTTTGATTGACTTAAGAGAAACAATGgctgaaatatttaagaactTGTCTGTATTTTCTAACTGTAACTAAGGTCAAAAGTGAATAAGgaaatgaattaaattttaacagaaattaaaattgtaatggtaacatttaaatttaaaagttctaagggccgttttctcgtccgcctgtaAGTTTAAAGTACGGTTAAAACTTTGATTTCCaatacgatttcaaggttttaaccctactttaaatttaacaagcggacgagaaaacggccctaaatgttataaaattatttctgaATGTATCTTTATCCCT from Drosophila takahashii strain IR98-3 E-12201 chromosome 2R, DtakHiC1v2, whole genome shotgun sequence encodes:
- the LOC108056961 gene encoding formin-2 isoform X37, which translates into the protein MWLAWIVAISLLWECSATLYMPKFLCVPPYVAVDDSCILTTTSKPVILPCSGNGSNKTLVPEKGGGNPSSFTTESPGNFNGKTTTEPEVPLIIPLIPEDKEEKNVETERPGHYTNTPEKLVTPIPENSSKGPIINGPGGVTGKPPVIPSEPDRINQTKPTQPTIGPLPFPWLDPERYPYIYPPGFWPYIYPYPGPYPPGVPPPPYKGPYPWVYPGPYPPLPYQGPCPPGVWPLPIPTLLPPLPSPLPTVPPIYTRPPLSTPSGVRPLTTIPPPTDKPGREITITTIPPPVVGPSPTPPRPPVPPGPVRPGPEGPIPTRPPVVRPPVPPRPEKPGPVGTIPTRPPVVRPPVPPEPGKPGPEGTIPTRPPVVRPPVPPEPVKPGPEGTIPTRPPVVRPPVPPEPEKPGPEGTIPTRPPVVRPPVPPGPVPPVRPSVGITIPTLPPFKVGTLPPIPPIPGINLTIPRPPLIPVIPEVGIDSIPGLNLTIPKPPPIPVIPEVDGIGIGGIPGLNLTIPKPPPIPVIPEVDGIGIGGIPGLNLTIPKPPPLPVIPEVDGIGIGGIPGLNLTIPKPPTLPGIPNIGIGGTGGIPGIPGLPGIPGLPGIPDLPGIPELPDVSGLINPRPPPIPPIGEIRPPKNPKLPRIIDPKIPVPKDPEMPKMIRPEDLYPKEMYLGNLFPSGLLT
- the LOC108056961 gene encoding formin-2 isoform X29 — encoded protein: MWLAWIVAISLLWECSATLYMPKFLCVPPYVAVDDSCILTTTSKPVILPCSGNGSNKTLVPEKGGGNPSSFTTESPGNFNGKTTTEPEVPLIIPLIPEDKEEKNVETERPGHYTNTPEKLVTPIPENSSKGPIINGPGGVTGKPPVIPSEPDRINQTKPTQPTIGPLPFPWLDPERYPYIYPPGFWPYIYPYPGPYPPGVPPPPYKGPYPWVYPGPYPPLPYQGPCPPGVWPLPIPTLLPPLPSPLPTVPPIYTRPPLSTPSGVRPLTTIPPPTDKPGREITITTIPPPVVGPSPTPPRPPVPPGPVRPGPEGPIPTRPPVVRPPVPPRPEKPGPVGTIPTRPPVVRPPVPPEPGKPGPEGTIPTRPPVVRPPVPPEPVKPGPEGTIPTRPPVVRPPVPPEPEEPGPEGTIPTRPPVVRPPVPPGPVPPVRPSVGITIPTLPPFKVGTLPPIPPIPGINLTIPRPPLIPVIPEVGIDSIPGLNLTIPKPPPIPVIPEVDGIGIGGIPGLNLTIPKPPPIPVIPEVDGIGIGGIPGLNLTIPKPPPLPVIPEVDGIGIGGIPGLNLTIPKPPTLPGIPNIGIGGTGGIPGIPGLPGIPGLPGIPDLPGIPELPDVSGLINPRPPPIPPIGEIRPPKNPKLPRIIDPKIPVPKDPEMPKMIRPEDLYPKEMYLGNLFPSGLLT
- the LOC108056961 gene encoding formin-2 isoform X34; the encoded protein is MWLAWIVAISLLWECSATLYMPKFLCVPPYVAVDDSCILTTTSKPVILPCSGNGSNKTLVPEKGGGNPSSFTTESPGNFNGKTTTEPEVPLIIPLIPEDKEEKNVETERPGHYTNTPEKLVTPIPENSSKGPIINGPGGVTGKPPVIPSEPDRINQTKPTQPTIGPLPFPWLDPERYPYIYPPGFWPYIYPYPGPYPPGVPPPPYKGPYPWVYPGPYPPLPYQGPCPPGVWPLPIPTLLPPLPSPLPTVPPIYTRPPLSTPSGVRPLTTIPPPTDKPGREITITTIPPPVVGPSPTPPRPPVPPGPVRPGPEGPIPTRPPVVRPPVPPRPEKPGPVGTIPTRPPVVRPPVPPEPGKPGPEGTIPTRPPVVRPPVPPEPVKPGPEGTIPTRPPVVRPPVPPGPVEPGPEGTIPTRPPVVRPPVPPGPVPPVRPSVGITIPTLPPFKVGTLPPIPPIPGINLTIPRPPLIPVIPEVGIDSIPGLNLTIPKPPPIPVIPEVDGIGIGGIPGLNLTIPKPPPIPVIPEVDGIGIGGIPGLNLTIPKPPPLPVIPEVDGIGIGGIPGLNLTIPKPPTLPGIPNIGIGGTGGIPGIPGLPGIPGLPGIPDLPGIPELPDVSGLINPRPPPIPPIGEIRPPKNPKLPRIIDPKIPVPKDPEMPKMIRPEDLYPKEMYLGNLFPSGLLT
- the LOC108056961 gene encoding formin-2 isoform X41, which gives rise to MWLAWIVAISLLWECSATLYMPKFLCVPPYVAVDDSCILTTTSKPVILPCSGNGSNKTLVPEKGGGNPSSFTTESPGNFNGKTTTEPEVPLIIPLIPEDKEEKNVETERPGHYTNTPEKLVTPIPENSSKGPIINGPGGVTGKPPVIPSEPDRINQTKPTQPTIGPLPFPWLDPERYPYIYPPGFWPYIYPYPGPYPPGVPPPPYKGPYPWVYPGPYPPLPYQGPCPPGVWPLPIPTLLPPLPSPLPTVPPIYTRPPLSTPSGVRPLTTIPPPTDKPGREITITTIPPPVVGPSPTPPRPPVPPGPVRPGPEGPIPTRPPVVRPPVPPRPEKPGPVGTIPTRPPVVRPPVPPEPGKPGPEGTIPTRPPVVRPPVPPEPVKPGPEGTIPTRPPVVSPPVPPEPVKPGPEGTIPTRPPVVRPPVPPGPVPPVRPSVGITIPTLPPFKVGTLPPIPPIPGINLTIPRPPLIPVIPEVGIDSIPGLNLTIPKPPPIPVIPEVDGIGIGGIPGLNLTIPKPPPIPVIPEVDGIGIGGIPGLNLTIPKPPPLPVIPEVDGIGIGGIPGLNLTIPKPPTLPGIPNIGIGGTGGIPGIPGLPGIPGLPGIPDLPGIPELPDVSGLINPRPPPIPPIGEIRPPKNPKLPRIIDPKIPVPKDPEMPKMIRPEDLYPKEMYLGNLFPSGLLT
- the LOC108056961 gene encoding formin-2 isoform X11; amino-acid sequence: MWLAWIVAISLLWECSATLYMPKFLCVPPYVAVDDSCILTTTSKPVILPCSGNGSNKTLVPEKGGGNPSSFTTESPGNFNGKTTTEPEVPLIIPLIPEDKEEKNVETERPGHYTNTPEKLVTPIPENSSKGPIINGPGGVTGKPPVIPSEPDRINQTKPTQPTIGPLPFPWLDPERYPYIYPPGFWPYIYPYPGPYPPGVPPPPYKGPYPWVYPGPYPPLPYQGPCPPGVWPLPIPTLLPPLPSPLPTVPPIYTRPPLSTPSGVRPLTTIPPPTDKPGREITITTIPPPVVGPSPTPPRPPVPPGPVRPGPEGPIPTRPPVVRPPVPPRPEKPGPVGTIPTRPPVVRPPVPPEPGKPGPEGTIPTRPPVVSPPVPPEPVKPGPEGTIPTRPPVVRPPVPPEPEKPGPEGTIPTRPPVVRPPVPPGPVEPGPEGTIPTRPPVVRPPVPPGPVPPVRPSVGITIPTLPPFKVGTLPPIPPIPGINLTIPRPPLIPVIPEVGIDSIPGLNLTIPKPPPIPVIPEVDGIGIGGIPGLNLTIPKPPPIPVIPEVDGIGIGGIPGLNLTIPKPPPLPVIPEVDGIGIGGIPGLNLTIPKPPTLPGIPNIGIGGTGGIPGIPGLPGIPGLPGIPDLPGIPELPDVSGLINPRPPPIPPIGEIRPPKNPKLPRIIDPKIPVPKDPEMPKMIRPEDLYPKEMYLGNLFPSGLLT
- the LOC108056961 gene encoding formin-2 isoform X43, with the translated sequence MWLAWIVAISLLWECSATLYMPKFLCVPPYVAVDDSCILTTTSKPVILPCSGNGSNKTLVPEKGGGNPSSFTTESPGNFNGKTTTEPEVPLIIPLIPEDKEEKNVETERPGHYTNTPEKLVTPIPENSSKGPIINGPGGVTGKPPVIPSEPDRINQTKPTQPTIGPLPFPWLDPERYPYIYPPGFWPYIYPYPGPYPPGVPPPPYKGPYPWVYPGPYPPLPYQGPCPPGVWPLPIPTLLPPLPSPLPTVPPIYTRPPLSTPSGVRPLTTIPPPTDKPGREITITTIPPPVVGPSPTPPRPPVPPGPVRPGPEGPIPTRPPVVRPPVPPRPEKPGPVGTIPTRPPVVRPPVPPEPGKPGPEGTIPTRPPVVSPPVPPEPVKPGPEGTIPTRPPVVRPPVPPGPVEPGPEGTIPTRPPVVRPPVPPGPVPPVRPSVGITIPTLPPFKVGTLPPIPPIPGINLTIPRPPLIPVIPEVGIDSIPGLNLTIPKPPPIPVIPEVDGIGIGGIPGLNLTIPKPPPIPVIPEVDGIGIGGIPGLNLTIPKPPPLPVIPEVDGIGIGGIPGLNLTIPKPPTLPGIPNIGIGGTGGIPGIPGLPGIPGLPGIPDLPGIPELPDVSGLINPRPPPIPPIGEIRPPKNPKLPRIIDPKIPVPKDPEMPKMIRPEDLYPKEMYLGNLFPSGLLT
- the LOC108056961 gene encoding formin-2 isoform X17, with the translated sequence MWLAWIVAISLLWECSATLYMPKFLCVPPYVAVDDSCILTTTSKPVILPCSGNGSNKTLVPEKGGGNPSSFTTESPGNFNGKTTTEPEVPLIIPLIPEDKEEKNVETERPGHYTNTPEKLVTPIPENSSKGPIINGPGGVTGKPPVIPSEPDRINQTKPTQPTIGPLPFPWLDPERYPYIYPPGFWPYIYPYPGPYPPGVPPPPYKGPYPWVYPGPYPPLPYQGPCPPGVWPLPIPTLLPPLPSPLPTVPPIYTRPPLSTPSGVRPLTTIPPPTDKPGREITITTIPPPVVGPSPTPPRPPVPPGPVRPGPEGPIPTRPPVVRPPVPPRPEKPGPVGTIPTRPPVVRPPVPPEPGKPGPEGTIPTRPPVVRPPVPPEPVKPGPEGTIPTRPPVVSPPVPPEPVKPGPEGTIPTRPPVVRPPVPPEPEKPGPEGTIPTRPPVVRPPVPPGPVPPVRPSVGITIPTLPPFKVGTLPPIPPIPGINLTIPRPPLIPVIPEVGIDSIPGLNLTIPKPPPIPVIPEVDGIGIGGIPGLNLTIPKPPPIPVIPEVDGIGIGGIPGLNLTIPKPPPLPVIPEVDGIGIGGIPGLNLTIPKPPTLPGIPNIGIGGTGGIPGIPGLPGIPGLPGIPDLPGIPELPDVSGLINPRPPPIPPIGEIRPPKNPKLPRIIDPKIPVPKDPEMPKMIRPEDLYPKEMYLGNLFPSGLLT
- the LOC108056961 gene encoding formin-2 isoform X32 encodes the protein MWLAWIVAISLLWECSATLYMPKFLCVPPYVAVDDSCILTTTSKPVILPCSGNGSNKTLVPEKGGGNPSSFTTESPGNFNGKTTTEPEVPLIIPLIPEDKEEKNVETERPGHYTNTPEKLVTPIPENSSKGPIINGPGGVTGKPPVIPSEPDRINQTKPTQPTIGPLPFPWLDPERYPYIYPPGFWPYIYPYPGPYPPGVPPPPYKGPYPWVYPGPYPPLPYQGPCPPGVWPLPIPTLLPPLPSPLPTVPPIYTRPPLSTPSGVRPLTTIPPPTDKPGREITITTIPPPVVGPSPTPPRPPVPPGPVRPGPEGPIPTRPPVVRPPVPPRPEKPGPVGTIPTRPPVVRPPVPPEPGKPGPEGTIPTRPPVVRPPVPPEPVKPGPEGTIPTRPPVVSPPVPPEPVKPGPEGTIPTRPPVVRPPVPPGPVPPVRPSVGITIPTLPPFKVGTLPPIPPIPGINLTIPRPPLIPVIPEVGIDSIPGLNLTIPKPPPIPVIPEVDGIGIGGIPGLNLTIPKPPPIPVIPEVDGIGIGGIPGLNLTIPKPPPLPVIPEVDGIGIGGIPGLNLTIPKPPTLPGIPNIGIGGTGGIPGIPGLPGIPGLPGIPDLPGIPELPDVSGLINPRPPPIPPIGEIRPPKNPKLPRIIDPKIPVPKDPEMPKMIRPEDLYPKEMYLGNLFPSGLLT
- the LOC108056961 gene encoding formin-2 isoform X27, giving the protein MWLAWIVAISLLWECSATLYMPKFLCVPPYVAVDDSCILTTTSKPVILPCSGNGSNKTLVPEKGGGNPSSFTTESPGNFNGKTTTEPEVPLIIPLIPEDKEEKNVETERPGHYTNTPEKLVTPIPENSSKGPIINGPGGVTGKPPVIPSEPDRINQTKPTQPTIGPLPFPWLDPERYPYIYPPGFWPYIYPYPGPYPPGVPPPPYKGPYPWVYPGPYPPLPYQGPCPPGVWPLPIPTLLPPLPSPLPTVPPIYTRPPLSTPSGVRPLTTIPPPTDKPGREITITTIPPPVVGPSPTPPRPPVPPGPVRPGPEGPIPTRPPVVRPPVPPEPGKPGPEGTIPTRPPVVRPPVPPEPVKPGPEGTIPTRPPVVRPPVPPEPEKPGPEGTIPTRPPVVRPPVPPGPVEPGPEGTIPTRPPVVRPPVPPGPVPPVRPSVGITIPTLPPFKVGTLPPIPPIPGINLTIPRPPLIPVIPEVGIDSIPGLNLTIPKPPPIPVIPEVDGIGIGGIPGLNLTIPKPPPIPVIPEVDGIGIGGIPGLNLTIPKPPPLPVIPEVDGIGIGGIPGLNLTIPKPPTLPGIPNIGIGGTGGIPGIPGLPGIPGLPGIPDLPGIPELPDVSGLINPRPPPIPPIGEIRPPKNPKLPRIIDPKIPVPKDPEMPKMIRPEDLYPKEMYLGNLFPSGLLT
- the LOC108056961 gene encoding formin-2 isoform X21, whose translation is MWLAWIVAISLLWECSATLYMPKFLCVPPYVAVDDSCILTTTSKPVILPCSGNGSNKTLVPEKGGGNPSSFTTESPGNFNGKTTTEPEVPLIIPLIPEDKEEKNVETERPGHYTNTPEKLVTPIPENSSKGPIINGPGGVTGKPPVIPSEPDRINQTKPTQPTIGPLPFPWLDPERYPYIYPPGFWPYIYPYPGPYPPGVPPPPYKGPYPWVYPGPYPPLPYQGPCPPGVWPLPIPTLLPPLPSPLPTVPPIYTRPPLSTPSGVRPLTTIPPPTDKPGREITITTIPPPVVGPSPTPPRPPVPPGPVRPGPEGPIPTRPPVVRPPVPPEPVKPGPEGTIPTRPPVVSPPVPPEPVKPGPEGTIPTRPPVVRPPVPPEPEKPGPEGTIPTRPPVVRPPVPPGPVEPGPEGTIPTRPPVVRPPVPPGPVPPVRPSVGITIPTLPPFKVGTLPPIPPIPGINLTIPRPPLIPVIPEVGIDSIPGLNLTIPKPPPIPVIPEVDGIGIGGIPGLNLTIPKPPPIPVIPEVDGIGIGGIPGLNLTIPKPPPLPVIPEVDGIGIGGIPGLNLTIPKPPTLPGIPNIGIGGTGGIPGIPGLPGIPGLPGIPDLPGIPELPDVSGLINPRPPPIPPIGEIRPPKNPKLPRIIDPKIPVPKDPEMPKMIRPEDLYPKEMYLGNLFPSGLLT
- the LOC108056961 gene encoding formin-2 isoform X20, whose amino-acid sequence is MWLAWIVAISLLWECSATLYMPKFLCVPPYVAVDDSCILTTTSKPVILPCSGNGSNKTLVPEKGGGNPSSFTTESPGNFNGKTTTEPEVPLIIPLIPEDKEEKNVETERPGHYTNTPEKLVTPIPENSSKGPIINGPGGVTGKPPVIPSEPDRINQTKPTQPTIGPLPFPWLDPERYPYIYPPGFWPYIYPYPGPYPPGVPPPPYKGPYPWVYPGPYPPLPYQGPCPPGVWPLPIPTLLPPLPSPLPTVPPIYTRPPLSTPSGVRPLTTIPPPTDKPGREITITTIPPPVVGPSPTPPRPPVPPGPVKPGPEGTIPTRPPVVRPPVPPEPVKPGPEGTIPTRPPVVSPPVPPEPVKPGPEGTIPTRPPVVRPPVPPEPEKPGPEGTIPTRPPVVRPPVPPGPVEPGPEGTIPTRPPVVRPPVPPGPVPPVRPSVGITIPTLPPFKVGTLPPIPPIPGINLTIPRPPLIPVIPEVGIDSIPGLNLTIPKPPPIPVIPEVDGIGIGGIPGLNLTIPKPPPIPVIPEVDGIGIGGIPGLNLTIPKPPPLPVIPEVDGIGIGGIPGLNLTIPKPPTLPGIPNIGIGGTGGIPGIPGLPGIPGLPGIPDLPGIPELPDVSGLINPRPPPIPPIGEIRPPKNPKLPRIIDPKIPVPKDPEMPKMIRPEDLYPKEMYLGNLFPSGLLT